ATCCAGAGGCGGTGGTCGGCGACGGCTTCCAGGATCATCGTAGGGTGGCCACCCTTGTAGCCACTGgtaaattggcctctccaCGCCGTCGGGTAGTTCTTCCACTGCCAGAGCATACAGTTGATGCTCCCTAGCATCCCAGGAAAGCCGTGCACCGTCTCGTGCATCCGCATCAGACTCGGCAATCATCAGCAGTCGGGCGTCGCAAATATGTGTCGCCAAAAGCTTCCACAACTAACTTACAAAAAGTCTTGAGACATTCGCGGCCAGTTGTCTCCCCGACgtgaaggtactcgtcgaacatatccgcTGTTgtgccgtaggccaactggCGGATTGCAACCGTGCACTTCGCAACGGCGTAAGTCCGGGTCTGCCGATCCCGTCTTCCCGATACCGAAAGTACTCATCACGTCCCTCCAACGTGTGCACAATGTGGAGAAAAAGATCTCGGCTCATTCTAAAACGTCGGTGAAAAACATTCGGGCCCCACCTTGGATTCTCGGCAAAATAATCTGCGAACAGACGTTCGTGCGCTACATCGTGCTCGCTCGGGACATACGTCCGACGTTGTATCGGGCGAGGGACCcgcgccaccgccaccgccgccgcttGCTCCCGCTGCGTTTGTGCCAAGCATTCCACTACGGCTTCATGAATGGCATCGAACAAGGCTCGAGTCAAGGCCCGTCTGCAGCCATCCGATGTACTCAAATCGTAGTCgccgggattcatttttgagacgatgagagagaataattgaagagatgtgaaattggagtgtgtgaaatggtagagaattgtagtgtttaaataagaaatttttttggaaaaaaacaaaaaaaaaacaaaacaaaacgcGTGAGCATCGTCCTCGatgccacagtggcggacgatgagCATCATCCGCGCTTCGTtcgcggacgatgggtaaATCCATCGTCCGCAATGCTACAGTGACGGAagatgcatcgtccgtcgcatcgtccgccccacTGCGGATGCCCTTATGTTGCATCTTTAGAAGGAAAGGCTTTGGAAGTAGCAGCCATGGGACAGACACAAGGGCCAATAGCAATAACAACAGCACCATCTATATGTAGGTGAAATTGGTTTCCGCCGTGGTCATCAGTAGGTCTCAGAAACGTGTACATCATCACATGGTATAAATCAGCTTGGGATCCAGTGCACCCTAAAAACACATTTAATCAGGGATCAATATGGTAGATTAAAAACATCTGTTACCAATTCTTGCAGATTACTGATTTGTAGAGTCTAATGTTTAGGCAATCATCAAGTACTGTGTTATATCATGCTGgccaaaagaaaagaaacaactGAAATGGTGCATTCAGGTAGAGAATAGCAGACTACAAAACAACGAATGTAACTGCTATGCAGGTTGTGAGTGAAGGAAGGGTTTAGTGGTGGGCGTGGGTCCAAACGTGGTAGTTGTGTAAGTATTTGGATAAATTGAGGTAGATAATGACAGAGATTTTTGTAAGGTCTCAACAAATAGGCGATTAATATTTACTACtacaattcattaaaaaaaatagttttatttaaataatactcctttcgtcccagataatttgggacactttgacccggcacgagttttaagaaatctaatagaaagtgagttgaaaaagttggtgggatgtgagtcctacttttaaagtattagttttataataaaatgtgagtaggaattagttagtggaatatgaggcccacttccaaaaatagtaaaagtgaaatgggacaaattatgtgagaCGGTCCGAAATTGAATACTGGATCGAATtatatgggacgaagggagtatctattttaaaatgacatttcTCTAAATaccccaaaactccccttttatatattgtatagacgAGAGTGAGTTAGATTTGTAGAACAGAAGGAAGGCAAACATAGGATCGTGAAACGCAATCATTGAGAATAGGTTGTAATGATTTGCAGTTACATTTtttatcccataaaaattgaatacttTAACTACTTTAGTCTGTCTTATAAAAATTgacaattctatttttaataatttttttctctatatttacTGAGTtgttagtatattattacattggaatatttaattatattcctATTGAAGTTGAAAAAAAGCATGTGGATAAGTATGCAATTTAGAAttccaattttgaatttatacgGATTTTAATCATCCATACACTTTTGAAAATTTGCCATATCTCACGTTGTTGAGAAGTATATCCCTCTAAATTTTGACTCACGtgattcaaattcaaactaaaGATATACTTTATGAGTGGGACCGTCTCACTCAAATGATCAGGAGCTGACCCATGTATAAAATGGGAAGGGCTAAAGCccttaataaaattgtatttttaagttttttttattttattaatttttataatttatccaaattttaggaaaattattacataaaaGTCCTTATAAATACTCTAAAACACtcaaaaatatactttaaaataaaatttagaaatcaaAGCCTTTATCGTTATTTATTTCTGCGTCCGCCCTATAAGTGATTGACTGCTTTTCGGCACatgtttaagaaaaatgatactttatcCGCGTCCCACTcaagtaataaatagttaaaatggagagaaaataaaataagtaagagAATAATTAGATTTGaatcttttctatattattctttctcttactttactgtACCGCCACTttcactatttattactattatcttTGCAAACTAACggcaaaaaagaaatcattCACTTGAGTtgggacggaagaagtattttatttagatataATCTTGggcatataataaaattttctattttatttttttttatgttgagGATTTGTATATTGGTTTTGACACTTTTTGTTGCAAATTGTTGACAAGGATTTTGTTACATCAATCTACTATAACTAAGGAGAATcatacaaaatttgaaataatataaaaatatattatttgaacATAGCACACCGTGTTATACTAGTTGTAATAATAGCGGACCGTCAATTCATTAAGATTTGATAAAGTGTATTACTTCATCCTTCTCAGCCAACAtgtctaattattttatttttttgtctatTTCAGTCGAAATATCCAccttttatatttcaaataaaatttgtgtttctCTCTCCTTATATTTGTGCACTTGCATTGTCTTTCTTCTTTATAGTAccttatttttgttgttagaTCAAGAATGGGATAGAGTAATAGTTGATccaagaatttaaaattgaatcaaatcaaaagaaaaaaaattaaactcctgactatttgatttgattaaagATAAACAAATCTCATGTTACTCAAACATACTCTTTGagctttttttaaaataatggtCATCTTAATAAAACATATgaattgtataaaattatgatatcatacttaatcattatttcaaaaaacttaaaaaattgttttcctaaataaattttctttttctaataaaGAATGCCtttcttgattaatttaatgtcGTATTTTTTGTACAATTCTTATAATATTAACACATAATCAATtcttatactccataaaagagaaaaaccctgttttttttaatttacttggCAAATGTGAAGGTTATTatcttaaaagtaaaatttattgataaaaattactactactataattggGATTTGAGTGGAGAAAAATCACAGTTGATGATTACAagattaaatcaaattaagagCGCACATAATATAACTgaagatgaaaaaattaaatttgttgaaagTAGAACACGGAAATCCGTAAACGTACGTAGctttaaatcaaaacaaaatttttacaattgccattgattttaaaattgtgattgGCAAACAGGTTATTGAAAAAGGCAAAAACTTATAATTATGTGAATTTAATGAGTTCCTGAAAAAAGATTAcaagataaattaattgaataaaagcgaaaataaaaacaaaatcagtTAGATGTGAGCTAAAAGTCAGCATCATGGTcgttatttatttacaaactTAATACTATCGTGAACATCTAtgcaaaataattactattaaatacaTTATGTGAGCAGTGAGCACTCATCACTCATTCTAAAATTACTGGAATGTAAACGTGAGCAGTGGAAGAGATCAAATTCATCaacattgatttttttcaaaattgaatttctctttacataaaaaatcatgtttgACCCTTTTAGTACTTtactttaaaacaaattaagaatttaCCGAAACAACAAGCGACCCTATAACTAAGAATTCATTTCGATAGAATCAAGTGTcctgaaacatttttttccattcacgAATCAATTTTCCGTATTTAGAATAATGttaattatcttttatattttcccATTTAAACATCCAACTACTacattttacaataaataagTCCAACTAAAATTCGGTGTCAGGcagaaaaaatatagtactataattttaatgtaGTGAGTGACATACagattataaatttcaacGCAAAGAAGGCAAAAATGTATATGTATGTGAGTTTCATGAGTTATATGACAAAGAATGCTTCTTTTCATTCCTTACATTTTAAGAAGTTTGTTATGCCatgaatgaataataaaaccacACACTACACTGTCTACACATATCTCTTCAAGCTTCTCCATTGAacaaaggagaaaataaaaataaacaacttATTGAGTGGGAATTGAGTGATGATGAATAGTGAAGCACTTCTGCACCGCGGTCGTGGCGGATGGATCACCTTCCCTTTCATCATAGGTTCTTTTTCATGTCTCTTTTAATTCTGAAACCATTTTTACAAGTATTGAAttaatgtttgattttgttgtggtAAAAACAGCAACACTGGGCTGTTTGACATTTTCAACGGGATTAATCGCCAACCTTTTTACATTCCTGAGAGATGAGTTCCATTTTGAAGATACATATGCTGCCAAAATCACCAACTATGTGAATGGCAGCATGAGTTTCATCCCTATCTTCACTGCAATCATTGCTGATTCATATGCTGGCTGCTTTTCTGTCATCTGCTTCTCCTCCTTCATCTCTTTGCTGGTATGCTTCAATGTTTCTCTTTTCTAATAAGGAAGAGATGaagatttttattaatattgtgcAGGGAGTAGTGCAATTGCTTCTATCAGCAACAGTGAGCCATTTGAGGCCTCCTAGTTGTGAAAAGGGCTCCATTTTGTGCAAGCAACCAACGCCTCTTCAAGCCGGTCTTCTGTATCTCGGCCTGACTCTCTTCACTATAGGAAACGGAGGCACACGCTTCACTCTTGCATCCATGGGAGCAGATCAACTAGACTCCACAAGACATCAAGGGATATTCTTCAACTGGTTCATTTTCACACTCTACATTGCCAGCTTCGTGTGCTCAACCCTCATGGTGTACGTGGAAGAGAACCGGCGCTGGGGCTGGGGCTGGGCTTTCACCATCTTCTCCATGGCCAATCTGGTTGGTTTGGTGGTCTTCCTATgtggtacaaaattttatcgCCTTGTCAAGCCCAACGGCAGCCCTTTCAAGAGCTTGGCTTGTGTCATCGTCGCAGCcatcaagaaaaagaagatgcCTCTCTCATCACAAACTGATGATTATCACCATGATGGAGATGGTTTCAACTCTCCCACCCCATTCTTCAAGTAAGTTTATTATCACTTGATATgctataattaatagtactagttgAAGTTCcattaatttggttaaatttgcAGGTTCTTGAACCGTGCAGCGGTGAAGAGTGAAGAAGAGTCTAGTTCAAAGATAGTGAATCCATGGAAATTATGCACAGTGCAACAAGTTGAAGATCTGAAAAGGCTAATCAAGATTGTGCCAATATGGTTTAGTGGTTTGATATTGAGTATACCTCTAGCAGTGCAGATGAGTTTCATGATCGTACAAGCCAAAACCATGGACAGTCACATCACCTCCCATTTCAAAATCCCAGCTGCTACAATACAAGTGTGTGCGCTCATCGCAACCTGTGTCACCATACCGTTACTAGACCGCCTCATTTTGCCGCTTTGGGTAAAGCTAGCTCCCACTAGGCCTCCCACGCCCTTGCAGCGCATTGGGATCGGCCATGTCTTCATTATACTCAGCAGCATTGTTGCGGCGCTTGTGGAGGCGAAGAGACTGAGCGTGGCAAGATCCCATGGCCTCATTGACCAAGTGAATGCAGTGGTTCCCTTGTCGTTGCTGTGGCTGGCGCCACAGTTGGCTATTCTTGGAGTTTCGGAAGGTTTCTATTTGGCAGGACAAGCTACATTTTGTTACCAAGAGTTCCCAGCTCCATTCAAGAACACTTCAACCGCCGTCGCTGGTTTGACACTCGCTAGGGCCTTCTATTCGAGCATTCTCGTCATCAATGCAGTGCAGAGAGCAACGGCATGGTTGCCCAACAATATAAACAAAGGGAGACTAGACAATGTGTATTGGTTGTGCAGTGGGGTAGGAGCTTTGAATTTGGTGTTCTTTCTTGTGTGTGCATCTGTCTACAAATACcataaagattaaaaatgtTGAGGTTGGTTAGtgaattgttttcaaattagttTTTGCATCAATGGAGCATTGAATTTATGTTACTTTATTGTTTGTGCATCATTGTACAAGTACAAAAGTTTTGAAGAATCTGGTGATTGTTGTTGTGCTATAACTaaacataaaaagattaattagAACACCACAATTCATGGACTAACAAATGCAATGCATTAGCCACTCCTTAGCATAAGCAAGTAGAGAGCCTCAAAGGCCTAATCAAGTTGTTCTTCCTGTGGTCGACTGGCCTATTACACTGCACGCCTCTAGCCATCCAGATGAGCTTAACCGTGATCCTGATGCTAACCATGGATCGTCATCTAGGGGGGGATTTCAAGATCCCTGCAGGCTCCATGCCGGTCTTCATTCTGGTCCCGACAAACACAacttataataaaaacaataattacaagataatataatatcaaacaACTTGGTGCGTGTTTGTTCATAGCATTCCTTCCCTAGAATAGTTATATGATATGCTACAACAGATCCACTCCCCTATTGTTAATTGATTCTCAATCAATTGAATCATTGGATGATAACTAATTCTTAATTAAAGGGATTGATGAGTGTTGTTCAAacataaatactactatactacatttaaatttttaagctattttgaattttcaacattgccaaaaataatcatttatatatgattgcttcataattaatgaaaatgatttgcaattaatactatatacattttttattttaagttattttgaattttcaacactgaaaaaaataatcaattatagGATTTCTTAGTAATTAATAGAATTGTTTTGCAATTAATGAGATTAACGATATTGAATCCTTATCGAGATTTATAGGGTTATTCTGTAAAatgctttttatttttgtaatttcgtgattctcaataattaattaaacttttgttaatattttatttaattgaataagtaattaataaattaaaattgactcaaaattttttataatactaaataatttttaattaattgaatctaacattttaatcctattaagcattttatatattatgtatCTTAAATATAATCTAAGTaactagtataaaattaaatactaatttaattacagaAAAAGTCTATCTTGACTTATTAAgatgaatttatttgtttatatttactaaattgtgttattaaattaaatgtcttATTATTTACAATGCACGTAAAGTAGGGGCATCTTTTAccaaattgtgttattttgttaaatttgttactccctccgatcatcatttaaaaagttatttaGACTCGCCGACTCGGTATacgttttaataaattgttttactttgtgaagaaaaggGAGAAAGTAAGTGGAATGGTagacacattttttatattatataattacactacaaaaaaacatagattAGTGAGGGAATTAGTGACGACGTGCTACCACATTACTAATTAGTGTCGCAAATGTGTTCGTTACGAATTAGTGACAGAATATTTCGTCACTAATATGAACCTACAACTCCGCCGCCTAAGTTTCCGTCGATGTTTGTTAGTAATTTGTGACGGAAATGCCgtcactaatatttttttagtgccAAGCTTTTTAGTTATGGCTCTATGCGACAATAATATGCCAATAGCCCCATTTATTGACAGAAAGATCCGTCACTAAATGGCGAGTTTTTTGTATGAGATTGTGAAAGTGTTCGGTtcttaagagaaaaaaatttgttgatattctttgttaatacatttatatttactGATTTTGTTAGTAAGTTATTAGATTGAAGCATTTAATTATGCTCCTATTGAAGTTGAAGAAAAGCAtgtttgaatttataattaaggattttaatCATCCATACTAGGGGTGTCGAAATGGGTATTGGTGATTTATCTCCactttatagtataaatgtttattagttgaattaattcaaatctagAATAAGATTTCATTATCGAAATCATTAAAATTGAGATATGgcttacagttggtatcagagccaatctagatttggttaatttaccatttatgtgaTTTCAAAATCGAAATTTGAATGGTCTTGGATTTTGCGATTTTGGTTAATGTGCTTCCGTTTATGTGTTGGgtaattgttttataaaatgttaaaacaaTATAAGGATATTTTACCCattaaagattttaatatttaaataatatataacatGTTTATCCTGAAAGTGGTCTTGttatattgtatttatttattgaaaatgatgaatgttaattaattgatcatGATTATAGAGATGCTATAAATGACATAAGAGTTTGAttgatcaattatttatattatctaTATACTAGGAGATTACCCAAAGGTGGATCATTGTATATAgttaataaatattgaaagtcTAAATTAAGACAGGATGATCAAATAGGTTGAGCCTTATGAGAATGACAATGAGAAAATTTGAGATCATTTTGCCCATATTTGAGAAAAAACgaatttattaagaaaattaagagCGTTCACGATCGAGTTTAGGTGATA
The nucleotide sequence above comes from Salvia hispanica cultivar TCC Black 2014 chromosome 5, UniMelb_Shisp_WGS_1.0, whole genome shotgun sequence. Encoded proteins:
- the LOC125186574 gene encoding protein NRT1/ PTR FAMILY 2.6-like; amino-acid sequence: MSFIPIFTAIIADSYAGCFSVICFSSFISLLGVVQLLLSATVSHLRPPSCEKGSILCKQPTPLQAGLLYLGLTLFTIGNGGTRFTLASMGADQLDSTRHQGIFFNWFIFTLYIASFVCSTLMVYVEENRRWGWGWAFTIFSMANLVGLVVFLCGTKFYRLVKPNGSPFKSLACVIVAAIKKKKMPLSSQTDDYHHDGDGFNSPTPFFKFLNRAAVKSEEESSSKIVNPWKLCTVQQVEDLKRLIKIVPIWFSGLILSIPLAVQMSFMIVQAKTMDSHITSHFKIPAATIQVCALIATCVTIPLLDRLILPLWVKLAPTRPPTPLQRIGIGHVFIILSSIVAALVEAKRLSVARSHGLIDQVNAVVPLSLLWLAPQLAILGVSEGFYLAGQATFCYQEFPAPFKNTSTAVAGLTLARAFYSSILVINAVQRATAWLPNNINKGRLDNVYWLCSGVGALNLVFFLVCASVYKYHKD